One Coregonus clupeaformis isolate EN_2021a chromosome 33, ASM2061545v1, whole genome shotgun sequence DNA window includes the following coding sequences:
- the LOC121549223 gene encoding 4-galactosyl-N-acetylglucosaminide 3-alpha-L-fucosyltransferase 9, which yields MVSGVLRVVLFSSLGLGGFLTLFVMYYQSAPSQICPPQPALPRHYSKPPENSSLSKKQTGPDKPIMLLWFWPENRRFDFRDCATFFNIDGCQLTDDRSLYNKADGVLIFHKSINHDLSNLPPSPRPPFQKWIWYHVESPTNTIRIPGLDNLFNLTLSYREDADIPVRWRLTARKGQGEDFVLPKKDKLVCWIVSNNNPATGTGVRYSYYRELVKHIKVDIFGTAFGRFLRYEDYYSTLSSCKFYLSFENSVHRDYITEKLNGPLAAGTVPVVLGPPRQNYEDFVPGDSFIHVNDFPNAKALAEFLLKLDKDEEAYLRYFQWRRNFFAQQHLIQLSQEFIQAICYACDHVGKHKEYRVVHDLYKWYLV from the coding sequence ATGGTTTCTGGAGTTTTACGCGTCGTCCTGTTCTCGAGCCTTGGTCTAGGAGGATTTCTGACGCTGTTTGTAATGTACTATCAATCAGCTCCATCTCAGATCTGCCCTCCCCAACCTGCTTTGCCACGTCATTACTCAAAGCCACCTGAGAACAGCTCCTTGTCTAAGAAGCAGACAGGACCAGACAAGCCCATCATGCTGTTGTGGTTCTGGCCTGAAAACCGCAGGTTTGATTTTAGAGATTGCGCCACTTTCTTCAACATTGATGGCTGCCAACTGACAGATGACAGGTCTCTGTACAACAAGGCAGACGGGGTGCTCATCTTTCACAAATCCATCAACCACGATTTATCCAACTTGCCTCCATCACCTCGACCACCATTCCAGAAGTGGATTTGGTACCATGTGGAATCACCTACAAACACAATTAGGATACCTGGTCTAGATAACCTTTTCAACTTGACCTTGAGTTATAGGGAAGATGCAGACATCCCTGTGCGTTGGCGCTTAACTGCAAGGAAAGGCCAGGGTGAGGACTTTGTGCTGCCCAAGAAGGATAAATTAGTTTGCTGGATTGTGAGTAACAATAACCCTGCAACTGGAACAGGGGTAAGGTATAGCTATTACAGAGAACTTGTCAAACATATTAAGGTGGACATCTTTGGAACAGCCTTTGGAAGATTCTTGAGATATGAGGACTACTACTCAACACTCTCCAGCTGTAAGTTCTACCTCTCCTTTGAGAACTCAGTCCACAGAGACTACATCACTGAGAAGCTTAACGgaccacttgcagcaggaactgTGCCAGTAGTATTGGGCCCACCGAGACAGAACTATGAGGACTTTGTCCCAGGAGATTCCTTCATCCATGTTAATGACTTTCCCAATGCAAAAGCCCTGGCTGAATTCCTCCTGAAGTTGGACAAGGATGAGGAGGCATATCTGCGCTACTTTCAGTGGCGTAGAAACTTTTTTGCTCAGCAACATCTAATTCAACTGAGTCAAGAGTTCATCCAAGCTATTTGTTATGCCTGTGACCATGTAGGCAAACATAAGGAGTACAGGGTTGTTCACGATCTTTACAAATGGTATTTGGTTTAA